A part of Syntrophorhabdaceae bacterium genomic DNA contains:
- the mtnA gene encoding S-methyl-5-thioribose-1-phosphate isomerase gives MTDHIYWKDGSLYLLDQRELPFKKTYVRCRTVKDVAVAIRNMTVRGAPLIGIVAAYGVVLGIREVIVSKRRFTSKDMDRIYQKLSATRPTAVNLSWALKRMKDAYGRSHDDLDMPDSMLQEAISVHVEDIENNRMLSLYGAELIDDGDTILTHCNAGALATGGYGTALGVIRAAHESGKKIKVIATETRPYLQGARLTVWELYQEGIPVELIPDNNVGFLASNKGIDKVITGADRIALNGDTANKVGTFMIALAAHRFRIPFFIAAPVSTFDPNIGNGTYIPIEERGGEEVKYLKKQLLTVKDVKARYYSFDITPAQLITNFITEKGIIEKPFKKYIRMLFD, from the coding sequence ATGACTGACCACATTTACTGGAAAGATGGCTCGCTGTATCTCCTCGACCAGAGGGAGCTGCCGTTCAAGAAGACCTACGTCCGCTGCAGGACTGTAAAGGACGTCGCGGTCGCCATCCGGAATATGACGGTGCGAGGCGCTCCGCTTATCGGGATCGTTGCCGCATACGGCGTGGTCCTGGGAATCCGTGAGGTTATCGTATCGAAAAGGCGCTTCACCAGCAAGGATATGGACAGGATATATCAAAAGCTAAGCGCCACGAGGCCAACGGCCGTGAACCTTTCCTGGGCGTTGAAGAGAATGAAGGACGCATATGGCAGGTCTCACGATGACCTCGATATGCCGGACAGCATGCTCCAGGAGGCCATCTCGGTCCACGTTGAAGACATCGAGAATAACAGGATGCTCTCTCTTTACGGCGCTGAGCTGATCGATGACGGCGACACCATACTCACTCACTGCAACGCAGGCGCCCTCGCAACCGGCGGCTACGGCACTGCCCTCGGTGTCATACGGGCAGCACATGAGTCAGGAAAAAAGATCAAGGTCATCGCGACAGAGACAAGGCCTTACCTCCAGGGCGCCCGCCTCACGGTCTGGGAACTATACCAGGAAGGAATCCCGGTTGAGCTTATCCCCGATAACAACGTGGGGTTTCTCGCCTCCAATAAGGGTATAGATAAGGTCATCACCGGCGCTGACAGGATAGCCTTAAACGGCGACACGGCAAACAAGGTCGGCACCTTCATGATAGCCCTGGCAGCGCACCGGTTCAGGATCCCCTTCTTTATCGCCGCGCCGGTCTCCACCTTCGATCCCAACATCGGAAACGGCACATACATCCCCATAGAAGAGCGGGGCGGGGAAGAGGTCAAGTACCTGAAGAAACAGTTGCTCACTGTCAAGGACGTGAAGGCGCGGTATTATTCTTTCGACATCACCCCCGCGCAGTTGATCACGAACTTCATCACCGAGAAGGGCATC
- the gatB gene encoding Asp-tRNA(Asn)/Glu-tRNA(Gln) amidotransferase subunit GatB, whose translation MDYGDYEGVMGLEVHAHLLTDSKLFCGCSTKFGAEPNSHTCPTCMGLPGALPVLNKKVVDFAIKVGIALHCDVNRKSIFARKNYYYPDLPKGYQISQYEEPICENGYLDVFINGDKKRMRIKRVHMEEDAGKLVHEATIETSTYSLVDYNRSSIPLLEIVSEPDMRTPEEAVQYLKTLRDILVYLEICDGNMEEGSFRCDANVSVRKKGAQELGTRAELKNLNSFKFIERSLDYEIQRQIDVIGKGGTIVQETRLFNVDEGITYSMRGKEEAHDYRYFPEPDLLPLMVDDAWIEEVRQSLPELPVEKTERFMKEYGLPRYDVEILVSDKGLARYFEETIGLFPEPKTVSNWIMTELLRELKDGNASAKDSPLSPAHLAELLSLIKDNTISAKIAKDIFPELYKSGVSPKHLVEEKGMVQISDEDAIIATIDQVIARSPKEVAEFKAGKEKLLGFFVGQVMKETKGKANPKLLNELMLKRLKG comes from the coding sequence ATGGATTATGGTGATTACGAAGGCGTCATGGGTCTTGAGGTCCATGCCCATCTTTTAACGGACAGCAAGCTCTTTTGCGGGTGCTCTACAAAATTCGGCGCTGAACCGAACAGTCATACCTGCCCGACATGCATGGGGCTGCCGGGTGCGCTGCCCGTGCTCAACAAAAAGGTGGTAGATTTTGCGATCAAGGTTGGGATCGCGCTCCACTGCGATGTCAACCGGAAGAGCATCTTCGCCCGGAAGAACTACTATTACCCGGACCTTCCAAAAGGTTACCAGATATCCCAATACGAGGAACCCATCTGTGAGAACGGTTACCTCGATGTCTTCATCAACGGCGACAAAAAGAGGATGAGAATAAAGAGGGTCCACATGGAAGAGGACGCGGGGAAGCTCGTTCATGAAGCGACCATTGAAACAAGCACATATAGCCTCGTCGATTACAACCGCTCCAGCATCCCCCTGCTGGAGATCGTCAGTGAGCCTGATATGAGGACACCCGAAGAGGCTGTCCAGTACCTCAAGACGCTCAGGGACATCCTCGTCTACCTTGAGATCTGCGACGGGAACATGGAAGAGGGAAGTTTCAGATGCGACGCCAACGTGTCGGTCAGAAAAAAAGGGGCTCAGGAACTCGGCACAAGGGCAGAGTTGAAAAACCTCAACTCCTTCAAATTTATTGAGAGGTCCCTCGACTACGAGATACAGCGGCAGATCGATGTCATAGGGAAAGGCGGCACAATTGTCCAGGAGACCAGGCTCTTTAATGTCGATGAAGGCATCACCTATTCGATGCGCGGCAAGGAAGAGGCACACGATTACCGGTACTTTCCTGAACCGGACCTCCTTCCCCTTATGGTTGACGATGCATGGATAGAAGAGGTCAGGCAATCCCTGCCTGAACTGCCCGTGGAAAAGACGGAGCGGTTCATGAAGGAATACGGCCTGCCCAGATATGACGTGGAGATCCTCGTCTCTGACAAGGGCCTCGCCCGTTACTTTGAAGAGACCATCGGGCTCTTCCCTGAACCAAAGACAGTGAGCAACTGGATCATGACGGAGCTCCTCCGCGAATTAAAGGATGGGAACGCATCGGCGAAGGATTCGCCGTTGTCTCCGGCTCACCTCGCGGAGCTGCTGTCGCTCATCAAGGACAATACGATAAGCGCCAAAATAGCAAAGGACATCTTCCCGGAACTATACAAAAGCGGTGTCTCCCCGAAACATCTCGTTGAGGAAAAGGGGATGGTCCAGATCTCCGATGAAGACGCGATCATCGCAACCATTGACCAGGTGATCGCCCGCTCCCCGAAAGAGGTGGCAGAGTTTAAGGCGGGCAAAGAGAAGCTCCTCGGGTTCTTCGTCGGCCAGGTCATGAAGGAAACAAAAGGCAAGGCGAACCCGAAACTGCTCAACGAACTGATGCTGAAGAGGCTGAAGGGCTGA
- the mtgA gene encoding monofunctional biosynthetic peptidoglycan transglycosylase, translating into MQDTTIYNERYFFMRQKKKKEFFGRFIKTIFVLAVLAAIGFVGFYFMYPNVAKMKKQNPGKTSFMEYREKEWKQKGKKIKIQKKWVSLRDISPYLVKAVIISEDDKFWSHHGFDLDAIQKALEKNVEKGKFKFGGSTISQQLTKNLYLTPDKNPIRKFKEAVITWRIERTLSKRRILELYLNVVEWGEGIFGAETASLHYFGKPAALLTAQEAAKLVVILPNPRKYRLDGSSQYVEKRAQIIYNIMVRRGIAVPEYDEVLQQKDNGENLPVIEDNPAQ; encoded by the coding sequence ATGCAGGACACGACCATATACAATGAACGGTATTTTTTTATGAGACAAAAAAAGAAGAAAGAATTTTTCGGCAGATTTATAAAAACCATCTTTGTCCTTGCAGTGCTTGCGGCAATCGGTTTTGTGGGTTTTTACTTTATGTACCCGAACGTGGCGAAGATGAAAAAGCAGAACCCGGGCAAGACCTCCTTTATGGAATACCGCGAAAAGGAATGGAAACAGAAGGGCAAGAAGATAAAGATACAGAAAAAGTGGGTCTCCCTCAGGGACATCTCCCCCTACCTCGTCAAGGCGGTGATCATATCAGAGGATGACAAGTTCTGGTCACACCACGGTTTTGATCTCGACGCCATCCAGAAGGCGCTGGAAAAGAACGTTGAAAAGGGGAAATTCAAGTTCGGGGGGAGCACCATCAGCCAGCAGCTTACGAAAAACCTCTACCTCACGCCTGACAAGAACCCAATACGGAAATTCAAGGAGGCGGTCATCACCTGGAGGATCGAGCGGACGCTCTCAAAGCGGAGGATACTTGAGCTCTACCTCAATGTCGTCGAATGGGGTGAGGGCATCTTCGGCGCCGAGACGGCGTCACTCCATTATTTCGGCAAACCCGCGGCCCTCCTGACGGCACAGGAAGCAGCCAAACTGGTAGTCATCCTGCCGAACCCAAGAAAGTACCGGTTGGATGGTTCTTCGCAGTACGTGGAGAAGCGAGCACAGATCATTTATAACATCATGGTGAGACGGGGGATAGCGGTGCCTGAATACGATGAGGTGCTGCAACAGAAGGACAACGGAGAAAATCTGCCGGTGATAGAAGATAACCCGGCACAGTAG
- the ssb gene encoding single-stranded DNA-binding protein → MSSLNKVILIGRLGADPEMRYTADGAPVATFNMATSESWKDKNSGAWQEKTEWHRVVAWRNLAERAEQLKKGNLVYVEGKIQSREFEGRDGNKRKIVEIVANTMKVIIGERGERDDRRSSGGPRGEVEEDFPSEKDDDVPL, encoded by the coding sequence ATGTCAAGTTTGAACAAGGTCATTCTCATCGGAAGGCTCGGGGCAGACCCTGAAATGCGGTATACCGCAGACGGTGCGCCTGTCGCCACCTTTAATATGGCTACCTCTGAATCATGGAAAGATAAAAACAGCGGGGCCTGGCAGGAAAAGACCGAGTGGCACAGGGTCGTTGCGTGGAGAAACCTCGCGGAGAGGGCAGAACAGTTAAAGAAAGGGAACCTCGTCTACGTTGAGGGGAAGATCCAGTCCCGCGAATTTGAAGGCAGGGACGGCAATAAACGCAAGATCGTCGAGATCGTTGCCAACACCATGAAGGTCATCATCGGCGAGAGGGGCGAGAGGGACGACCGGAGGTCCTCAGGAGGCCCCCGTGGAGAGGTTGAGGAAGATTTTCCTTCGGAAAAAGATGACGACGTACCTCTTTAG